Proteins from one Besnoitia besnoiti strain Bb-Ger1 chromosome XIII, whole genome shotgun sequence genomic window:
- a CDS encoding hypothetical protein (encoded by transcript BESB_030820) produces the protein MNVSSALGLPKVLPTEKDLPSLPTVDTRKKRKQPKAKPALPHRRSQGSRWKKSGGWQKMLWSSGEKSKRDGAGSLSFLHSRLSAGGEGQHRGGPEGPPSELDELVALCQRIEEECFAADHEEKEEETDEFLAVKKRMEDTIRNTHMLIEERRTIRAAKGTTLETVRLGGEIDDNLSLLRELFEELSTIYGQQFKARKKKNLSDEDMEERHADINRLMRAIEELRRDSKRTASSHGGGSQNARLRTLTELQSGSFALQRNGVSERPITAVWGEAVDGDGGSSPAGRGPQVEEVSEEDRATMKRWKARDEEFDKQVEEIGDAIDRIAHVAVQIGENADLHHELIQNVHGQTDQAATEIQHLNAKVKGILGKQSNTTFFTRLLLIVILVFLICFVISTVYARYIKKA, from the exons ATGAACGTGAGCTCAGCCTTGGGCCTTCCCAAGGTTCTCCCCACTGAGAAGGACTTGCCTTCTCTCCCCACAGTCGacacgaggaagaagcgaaagcagCCGAAAGCCAAGCCGGCGCTCCCTCACAGAC ggaGTCAAGGTTCGAGgtggaagaagagcggaggCTGGCAGAAGATGCTTtggagcagcggcgagaagTCGAAGCGCGACGGAGCTGGTTCGTTGTCTTTTCTCCATTCTCGActgagcgccggcggcgagggccaGCACAGAGGAGGGCCTGAGGGGCCTCCGTCGGAGCTCGATGAGTTGGTCGCGCTCTGTCAAAGGATCGAGGAGGAGTGCTTTGCTGCCGAccacgaggagaaggaagaagagacagacgagtTCCTGGCGGTGAAAAAGCGAATGGAAGACACCATTCGAAACACGCACATGCTTATCGAAGAAAGACGGACAATACGCGCCGCCAAAG GTACGACCCTGGAGACTGTTCGCCTAGGCGGAGAAATTGATGATAAtctctcgcttctccgcgaACTGTTTGAAGAGCTTAGTACGATCTACGGTCAACAGTTCAAGGCACGGAAAAAGAAGAACTTGAGTGATGAGGACATGGAGGAACGGCATGCCGATATCAATCGGCTTATGCG CGCCATCGAGGAGCTTCGGCGGGACAGCAAGCGCACAGCGTCCTCCCACGGAGGCGGCTCGCAGaacgcgcgtctgcggacgcTCACGGAGCTCCAGTCGGGCTCTTTTGCACTCCAGCGGAACGGGGTCTCCGAGAGGCCTATCACCGCGGTGTGGGGCGAGGCGGTCGATGGAGACGGGGGCAGCTCGCCCGCGGGGCGCGGCCCGCAGGTTGAGGAAGTCTCTGAGGAGGACCGGGCGACCATGAAAAGGTGgaaagcgagagacgaggaatTCGACAAGCAAGTGGAAGAAATAGGAGATGCCATCGACAGAATCG CACACGTCGCAGTTCAAATTGGAGAGAATGCAGATCTTCACCATGAGTTGATTCAGAACGTTCACGGGCAGACAGATCAAGCGGCAACTGAAATTCAGCATCTAAACGCGAAGGTCAAGGGCATTCTCGGCAAACAAAGCAACACGACATTCTTTactcgtctccttctcatTGTCATTCTTGTTTTCCTCATCTGTTTTGTTATCTCGACAGTGTACGCGAGATACATAAAGAAAGCCTAA
- a CDS encoding hypothetical protein (encoded by transcript BESB_030790) yields the protein MAPVRLLTAFQAGGVCFSSCGAEAGVSGGVLPGSVLFLPFSARASLLSRRRATRQARGSDFENDNASAPPSTPPTRPAALGLRRQLWLAASRSQAPSRSRPVAVAPQASRSEGLEGLCGAASSASACAGRGGGDGRPRALAPLLACPAPGASREELKHRWSAAWLRRPHAMASGRLRVAMGVGLGCASERDRNAVSAAPLFFFFSARPVHIFPPKPFRRNAQHCDARELARPPPHLPTPIQVHGGALPLGLPSSAGAFSCAPSSVRSASASAEGRAVRSSEEAEDAGDSRGKIEAVYKQVLQMHNTRRWFHHQIWNAITKRNWAFVDSLFTQFLQSGFYYDEVTYTLKLFYYLLSHRTPSENAMLVLEEMKLAKMHPAIVRMNEGLLLSYFELGEIFCLPPASVCQNLCRVTWQAAVKLQRQRKHRLKRYLEALPVNYLLSLTQKDVAQLLAKNEEELCLLPAAHGPIGETALLLEDSEEEEAEEDEGFDIGEDIGALQQFTAPDCHPAVSAYTSRPTPLLPEGPVPGRTHDSRLMGARDLDAGPSPHTQLSFSDQPTASSGPDPSWRGLRKRGTSRQDSTWYFQGNR from the exons ATGGCGCCCGTTCGCCTGCTAACGGCCTTCCAGgcaggcggcgtctgctttAGCTCGTGCGGGGCTGAGGCGGGCGTCAGCGGCGGAGTGCTCCCCGGTTCAGTCCTTTTCCTTCCGTtttctgcgcgtgcgtctctgctgagccggcggcgggcaacccgccaggcgcgcggctcagACTTTGAGAATGACAATGCAtcggcgcctccctcgacGCCACCGACTCGTCCTGCCGCTTTAGGGTTGAGGAGGCAGCTATGGCTGGCGGCATCACGCAGCCAGGCTCCCTCACGCTCGCGCCCTGTAGCTGTTGCGCCTCAGGCGTCGCGGTCGGAGGGACTCgagggcctctgcggcgctgcatcctccgccagcgcatgcgcgggtcggggggggggtgacgggcgcccgcgcgccttggcgccgctgctcgcgtgTCCAGCGCCTGGTGCCTCCCGTGAGGAGCTGAAACATCGGTGGAGTgcggcgtggctgcgccgcccgcatgCCATGGCTTCCGGGCGTCTGCGGGTGGCAATGGGCGtcggcctcggctgcgcgtcggAGCGCGACCGGAACGCGGTTTCTGCTGCCccccttttcttcttcttcagtgCTCGCCCCGTGCACATCTTTCCCCCGAAGCCGTTTCGCCGCAACGCGCAACactgcgacgcgcgcgagctcgcgcgccccccgccgcaCCTGCCGACGCCGATCCAGGTGCATGGCGGCGCGCTCCCGCTGGGccttccttcttccgcgggGGCCTTCTCTTGCGCACCGTCGTCTGTGCGCAGTGCATCGGCGTCGGCCGAGGGGCGAGCCGTGCGGAGctccgaggaggcggaggacgcaggagACTCGCGCGGGAAGATCGAAGCGGTCTACAAGCAGGTGCTGCAGATGCACAACACGCGGCGGTGGTTTCACCACCAGATTTGGAACGCCATCACGAAGCGAAACTGGGCCTTCGTCGACAGCCTTTTCACTCAGTTCCT TCAGAGCGGGTTCTACTACGATGAGGTCACATACACGTTGAAACTTTTTTATTATCTTCTGTCGCACCGCACTCCATCTGAAAAT GCGATGCTGGTTTTGGAGGAAATGAAGTTGGCGAAGATGCATCCAGCCATCGTTCGCATGAACGAA GGTCTTCTGCTTTCCTACTTTGAACTCGGGGAGATCTTCTGTCTTCCGCCGGCGTCCGTTTGTCAAAATCTCTGTCGCGTCACCTGGCAAGCTGCCGTCAA GCTGCAACGCCAGCGCAAGCACCGGCTGAAGAGGTacctggaggcgctgcctgTGAACTATCTTCTGAGTCTCACGCAAAAG GACGTGGCGCAGTTGCTCGCgaagaacgaagaagagctgTGTCTCCTGCCCGCCGCGCATGGGCCTATCGGGGAGACAGCTCTGCTTCTTGAAGAcagtgaagaagaggaggcagaggaggacgaaggctTCGACATCGGAGAAGACATCGGCGCTCTTCAGCAGTTCACTGCGCCAGACTGCCATCCCGCGGTATCCGCGTATACATCGAGGCCAACTCCCCTGCTGCCAGAGGGGCCTGTGCCTGGACGTACGCACGATTCCCGCCTCATGGGCGCCCGAGACCTCGACGCAGGGCCGTCTCCGCACACGCAGTTATCATTCTCTGATCAGCCCACTGCGTCTTCGGGCCCTGATCCGTCCTGGCGCGGTCTGCGAAAGCGAGGTACAAGTCGACAAGACTCAACTTGGTACTTCCAGGGAAACCGCTGA
- a CDS encoding hypothetical protein (encoded by transcript BESB_030800) yields MANSATYSEPKGLQEARLRRRPSASRLFDSVAEPQQRSSGLQCAEWELAALSGRTQPSSRSLKEILELQNISLHAPSTNARLQESRGQMHEVEQALARHKEHYAKEEEQFRIKEAQLKDKEAQLHLQLNRFNKFVDTNEEKRRRAEKRAAVEREAIKEKESAIATLMVEVEQAEAKEQELEAGVKRYRKFEEFLTAVMHVRDEFPEISDMMSRYDLLQSVNGTLVKKEEELNLRADKIRGAYQTYKRHAANEILEKNNSVAALQRELEMYEKEKTNSQGQTEEMLNHASEEALYFGKLLLSVENLFQRCIEKRPNIQHANHLVKRLLRRQAEALEGDAGIPGASNPNSPCPASIPPLTSPSANPASGSASIDDGASTAKSSVIVTVAPPVGPSAKITGKGGPGRRLEGGSPADTRERRPTREGADGNAAKMQSSPQPSLASDSMPVDGFPHNTTRQLKKVANGNTPLLTSRKRRENKASEKTGDADEVDEQKQLCDDAIQMLGVVANYMRDFKDICDILTKSKKLQQKGAKMVNVSLGYCRNEEVVEFVTLRDVYAMKGGGGSAGSQGASDALSSGSSRRFVSRTRGQLTAGPTGQIYRNRLNSRSTAAGN; encoded by the exons ATGGCGAACTCGGCGACCTACTCAGAGCCGAAAGGGCTACAAGAGGCCCGACTACGGCGACGCCCCTCAGCCAGCAGATTGTTTGATTCGGTAGCGGAGCCACAACAACGTTCATCTGGGCTCCAGTGCGCCGAGTGGGAACTGGCTGCCCTTTCGGGTCGAACCCAACCGTCATCACGTAGTCTCAAGGAGATCTTGGAGCTTCAGAACATTTCACTCCATGCGCCATCGACGAATGCGCGCCTTCAG GAAAGCCGAGGGCAGATGCACGAAGTGGAACAGGCTTTGGCGCGACACAAGGAACACTAtgcgaaagaagaggagcaGTTTCGAATCAAAGAAGCCCAACTGAAA GACAAAGAGGCGCAGCTCCACCTCCAGCTGAATAGATTCAATAAGTTCGTCGACACAAATGAGGAAAAGAGAAGGCGTGCAGAGAAGCGCGCTGCTGTGGAGCGTGAGGCCATCAAGGAGAAAGAAAGTGCCATTGCGACGCTGATGGTAGAGGTGGAGCAGGCAGAGGCAAAAGAACAAGAGCTCGAAGCCGGCGTTAAACGAT ACAGAAAGTTTGAGGAGTTCCTGACGGCAGTAATGCACGTCCGCGATGAATTTCCAGAAATTTCGGACATGATGAGCCGGTATGATCTGCTTCAATCTGTCAACGGGACCCTCGtgaaaaaagaagaggagctgAACCTCAGAGCCGACAAAATCAGAGGCGCCTACCAGACGTATAAGAGACATGCAGCAAACGAAATTCTG GAGAAAAACAACTCAGTGGCGGCACTCCAACGAGAACTAGAAATGTATGAAAAGGAAAAGACCAACAGCCAAGGTCAGACAGAAGAAATGCTTAACCATGCCAGCGAAGAGGCCCTGTACTTTGGGAAGTTGCTGCTCTCCGTCGAGAATCTATTCCAGCGGTGCATAGAAAAAAGACCGAATATACAGCATGCGAACCACCTGGTGAAGCGCTTGCTGCGACGTCAAGC GGAGGCCCTGGAAGGCGATGCCGGTATTCCTGGTGCATCAAATCCCAACTCTCCTTGTCCAGCCAGCATTCCTCCACTGACGTCTCCTTCAGCAAACCCAGCTTCCGGCAGTGCCTCCATCGATGACGGCGCCAGCACTGCGAAGAGCTCCGTCATTGTGACAGTTGCGCCACCAGTAGGGCCGAGCGCCAAAATCACTGGGAAGGGAGGCCCTGGTcggcgcctcgagggcgGTTCTCCAGCGGATACGAGGGAGCGGAGGCcgacgcgcgaaggcgctgacgGCAACGCAGCTAAAATGCagtcgtcgccgcagccgtctCTGGCCTCTGATTCCATGCCAGTGGACGGGTTCCCACACAACACTACGCGGCAGTTGAAGAAAGTAGCAAACGGCAATACCCCTCTCCTGACcagcagaaaaagacgcgaaaataaggcgagcgagaagacaggGGACGCTGATGAGGTTGACGAACAGAAGCAACTCTGTGATGATGCAATCCAGATGCTGGGCGTCGTTGCAAACTACATGAGAGACTTCAAAGATATCTGTGACATTTTGACAAAGAGCAAAAAGCTGCAGCAAAAGGGGGCTAAAATGGTTAACGTTTCGCTTGGATACTGCCGGAACGAGG AGGTCGTTGAATTCGTCACACTCCGGGACGTCTACGCGATGAAGGGAGGCGGTGGTAGTGCTGGCAGCCAGGGAGCCAGTGACGCCCTTTCAAGCGGCTCCAGTCGCAGATTTGTGAGCAGAACCCGGGGTCAGCTGACCGCAGGCCCCACCGGGCAGATCTACCGAAACAGATTGAACTCGAGGTCGACGGCCGCTGGAAATTAA
- a CDS encoding hypothetical protein (encoded by transcript BESB_030810) — protein sequence MAQFPFLFGRVLLPARWVVLLFGVSVSSWLTPLSDGASGCGFLQRPAVPLLSAGAVYVSTLTRGLSPSVFSYRFQRSGAQSLRHSPLYEDISSKEAVLNMRECYSLGKQPADSTACHGGASTVAPRGAPGANVNLRATSALQPPKKGFPRATPLPCAHLFSSLSRFSAASPLSAVRTLRVAPRSLALRVFSLALRNGRLADLSENRGDSSSSFLLLDSSSSELQKACADSAAARAGTDPQTASGASWTELPSKERRQRELVSAILRTIPVYTVVLKETQQLVPAFFPSHPAGGAESPHREPREQEAAHGKGKGRRNMRQELEKLLSEQVKTLEDLERRKGVSKARGLGLFFLSPRDAAAYLKHVQSQRAGEGSSLHGGRRPPLLEIATTSLASVYPLLLPPYPTDLPAQLTAAASASRTGSGPDGRWLGLGALRRVFFGWKDAAETPGAWGSSQDGAETPYLFSRFVLVPDTSQLDALLAEEGSESSFVGTPLFYVSHTPRIPWSLLSKTMPGASAPFSLYLSREDAERARCAAGQKARDGADGLPWWRRLRRRPLAVYHTSLEAFLESFVARAVASSPRDAPASALPFLLVPAFDSFARTLAEERVKRPGDLLEGGEASPSLRL from the coding sequence ATGGCTCAGTTCCCTTTCCTTTTCGGGCGAGTTCTGCTCCCAGCTCGCTGGGTAGTCTTGCTGTTTGGTGTCTCCGTTTCATCTTGGCTCACACCTCTCTCAGAtggcgccagcggctgcggtTTCCTTCAAAGACCGGCAGTCCCGCTGCTGTCGGCTGGAGCTGTGTATGTTTCCACGCTCACGCGAggcctgtctccttctgTGTTTTCCTACCGGTTTCAAAGAAGTGGAGCGCAATCTCTTCGTCATTCCCCTCTATACGAGGACATTTCTTCGAAAGAGGCTGTCTTGAACATGCGAGAATGCTATTCTCTTGGCAAACAGCCCGCCGACTCCACAGCGTGTCACGGAGGCGCGTCGACTGTGGCTCCCCGCGGGGCACCCGGAGCGAACGTCAACCTTCGAGCAACTTCCGCACTGCAGCCTCCGAAGAAAGGTTTTCCCCGCGCAACGCCTTTACCGTGTGCCCATTTATTTTCATCTCTGTCGCGATTTTCGGCGGCTTCTCCCCTGTCAGCTGTGCGCACGCTGCGtgtggcgccgcggagtctTGCTTTGCGCGTGTTTAGTTTGGCGCTGAGGAATGGGCGTCTCGCTGACCTATCCGAGAACCGAGGCGACAGCTCTTCATCTTTTTTGCTGCTGGATAGCTCCAGCAGCGAACTGCAGAAAGCctgcgcagacagcgcggctgcgcgggcggGAACAGATCCGCAGACCGCCAGCGGGGCTTCATGGACAGAACTTCCTTCAAAAGAGCGTAGACAGAGGGAGCTCGTTTCCGCCATCCTCCGGACTATCCCGGTTTACACTGTTGTGCTCaaagagacgcagcagctcgtGCCTGCATTTTTTCCTTCGCATCCGGCGGGGGGAGCAGAATCACCACATCGCGAGCCCAGAGAGCAGGAAGCGGCCCACGGCAAGGGGAAAGGCAGACGGAATATGAGACAGGAGTTAGAGAAGTTGTTGTCTGAACAGGTGAAGACCCTCGAAGACCTCGAGCGAAGGAAAGGAGTGAGCAAGGCGAGAGGCTtaggcctcttcttcctgagcccgcgcgacgctgcagctTATCTGAAACACGTTCAGTCGCAGCGCGCAGGAGAGGGCTCATCGCTTCACGGCGGGAGAAGACCCCCATTGTTGGAAATTGCGACCACCTCGCTGGCCAGCGTCTATCCTCTTCTTCTACCGCCCTACCCCACTGATCTTCCTGCGCAGTTGACCGCGGCTGCTTCCGCATCTCGCACAGGCTCAGGACCGGACGGCCGTTGGCTCGGGCTTGGCGCGCTACGGAGAGTTTTTTTCGGGTGGAAAgatgcagcggagacgccgggaGCCTGGGGGAGCAGTCAAGACGGCGCAGAAACCCCGTATCTTTTCTCACGCTTCGTCCTCGTTCCGGACACGTCCCAGCTTGACGCTCTGCTCGCAGAAGAGGGATCTGAGTCGTCCTTTGTTGGTACCCCGTTGTTCTACGTCTCACACACACCACGAATCCCTTGGAGTCTCCTCTCGAAAACTATGCCGGGTGCGTCCGCGCCGTTTTCGCTCTACCTGAGtcgagaggacgcggagcgcgcgcggTGTGCCGCGGGGCAGAAGgcacgcgacggcgcagacgggcTGCCCTGGTGgaggcgactgcggcgaaggccgctcGCTGTCTACCACACGTCTCTCGAAGCGTTTCTAGAGTCTTTTGTGGCCAGAGCTGTCGCTTCCTCACCTCGTGACGCGCCGGCATCCGCCCTGCCCTTCCTGCTCGTGCCTGCATTTGATAGCTTTGCGCGAACTCTGGCAGAAGAACGTGTGAAGAGACCGGGAGACCTGctcgaggggggggaggcttCTCCTTCTTTGCGCCTGTGA